In Lacerta agilis isolate rLacAgi1 chromosome 1, rLacAgi1.pri, whole genome shotgun sequence, the following proteins share a genomic window:
- the ATP6V1D gene encoding V-type proton ATPase subunit D — protein sequence MSGKDRIEVFPSRMAQTIMKARLKGAQTGRNLLKKKSDALTMRFRQILKKIIETKMLMGEVMREAAFSLAEAKFTAGDFSTTVIQNVNKAQVKIRAKKDNVAGVTLPVFEHYQEGGDSYELTGLARGGEQLAKLKRNYAKAVELLVELASLQTSFVTLDEAIKITNRRVNAIEHVIIPRIERTLSYIITELDEREREEFYRLKKIQEKKKILKEKNEKLQELHRAAGQLREPANLLAEEKDEDLLFE from the exons ATGTCAGGCAAAGACAGGATCGAGGTTTTCCCTTCGCGAAT GGCTCAGACCATCATGAAGGCCCGTTTGAAAGGAGCCCAGACAGGTCGCAACCTCTTGAAGAAGAAATCTGATGCTCTGACTATGAGATTCCGGCAgattcttaaaaaaattattgag ACAAAGATGTTGATGGGTGAGGTGATGAGAGAAGCAGCCTTTTCTCTTGCTGAGGCAAAGTTCACAGCTGGAGACTTCAG TACAACTGTGATTCAGAATGTGAACAAAGCTCAGGTCAAGATCAGAGCTAAGAAAGACAATGTAGCAG GTGTGACCCTGCCAGTTTTTGAACATTACCAAGAAGGAGGAGACA GTTATGAGCTGACTGGTTTAGCCAGAGGTGGGGAGCAGCTGGCCAAACTGAAAAGGAACTATGCCAAAGCAGTAGAACTCCTCGTGGAATTGGCCTCTTTGCAG ACTTCCTTTGTTACACTAGATGAAGCCATCAAGATAACCAATAGGCGTGTGAATGCTATTGAACATG TGATTATTCCCAGGATTGAACGTACACTCTCTTATATCATAACTGAGTTGGATGAGCGAGAGCGAGAGGAGTTTTACAG ATTAAAGAAGatccaggagaagaagaagatactgaaagaaaagaatgaaaaacTGCAAGAGTTGCATAGGGCTGCTGGACAGCTGCGCGAGCCTGCTAATTTGCTTGCAGAGGAAAAGGATGAGGATCTTCTCTTTGAATAG